One Cryptomeria japonica chromosome 9, Sugi_1.0, whole genome shotgun sequence genomic window carries:
- the LOC131858607 gene encoding codeine O-demethylase-like: MVSCTSFPVIQWRYLHSDGSALTVLLQYDDCVGLQIFKQNKWISVEPIPDALVINIGDTLEVLANGECKTVEHRTVIYRNKERLSMVTFHAPSYDVELGPLPQLIDEDHPKLFKNYKHADYNRHYLTNKLNGKKSLEFARIQSRRPTEAKDELSFFIVTAFVNIYVGFSSVFIFSSLDSPTYNID; this comes from the exons ATGGTTTCTTGCACGAGTTTTCCGGTGATTCAATGGAGGTATCTACACTCTGATGGTAGCGCTCTTACTGTGTTGCTCCAATATGATGACTGTGTAGGTTTGCAGATTTTTAAGCAGAACAAGTGGATTTCTGTAGAGCCAATCCCAGATGCTCTAGTTATCAATATAGGGGACACTCTAGAG GTTTTGGCAAATGGAGAGTGCAAGACTGTTGAGCACAGAACAGTAATAtacagaaacaaagaaagattatcGATGGTTACATTTCATGCTCCAAGCTACGATGTTGAGTTGGGTCCATTGCCTCAACTGATAGATGAAGATCACCCAAAGCTGTTCAAAAACTATAAACATGCAGACTACAATCGTCACTATCTTACTAACAAGCTGAACGGAAAGAAATCGCTAGAATTTGCAAGGA ttcaatctcGAAGACCAACTGAAGCTAAAGATGAGCtcagcttcttcattgtcactGCCTTTGTAAACATTTATGTTGGATTTTCATCTGTATTTATCTTTTCTAGCCTTGATAGTCCAACATACAACATTGACTGA